AACGATTCGCTGATCTTCCTTCGAGATCCCAACTCCGGTGTCCACTACCGCTATCTTGAAACCAGATTCTCCGTATCGGCTAATCTTGGTACAAACGCTCCCCGATTCGGTGAACTTGATCGAATTTCCGACGAGGTTGATAAGGATCTGCCGCAGCCTACGACTATCGGAAACGATAGCGCGCGGCAGACTCGGATCGATATCAGTGGTGAGCGTCAAACCCTTCGCCTTGGCTTTGAAGGCGAGAGCGGTAGTTACCGATTTAACTAAGTCCCGAAGGCAGAAGACCTCTTTCACTAGATCTAGCTTGCCGGCTTCGATCTTGCCCATGTCAAGGATGTCATCGATCAAAGCCAGTTGGCTGTCCGCGCATGCTCGCATCATAGTGCCGAGTTCCTGAACCTTTTCGCTCGTATCTTCCAGCTCCATAAGTTGAAGACCACCCATTATTCCGTTCATGGGAGTCCTGAACTCGTGGCTCATTACCGCTATGAATTCACTCTTGGCCTTGTTAGCGCTTTCCGCTTTCTGCTTAGCGTCCTCCAGGGCATCGAGCAGGGCATGGCGCTCGATCGCGTAGCAAATGGCTCGCTCCAAACCGAATTCCCCCAATTCATCCTTCATCAGGTAATCTTGAGCACCCAGTTGTACTGCCTCCAACGCGAGCGTCTCGTCACTCATTCCACTTAAGACGATCACCGGGCAACGGGCTCGCGAACGAATTTTGGCAAAGGTCTCCAAGCCTACCGAATCGGGCAATCCCAAGTCCAACAGCATGAGATCAAAGGAAGTCTCCGAGCTAAGCGATCGCGCCTCCTCCAGGCTCATGCAGCGCCGGCAAACGTACCGCTTGCCACGGTGTGAGCTCTCAAGAAGAGTCAAAACAAACTCCGCATCCGCGTCATTGTCTTCCACGAGAAGAATCTTGACGATATCGACCTCTGAAACAGGCACTGGCAAAGCTGGATGTAACAAAGTACTCAAGAGTGGATATTTCGAATTAAGGTCCTATCGACTACGTAGATACTACCATAACGGTAGTGGAAAAAGAGTCAAGAGACCCAAGGATAACAGGCAATGTCCGAGCTAGGTACCCCCTCTCGTGCATTTGGCAATAGCTTAGGTTATTTTTGAAGGCCTTTTCAAACGAGCAAGCGTCTGCACCTAGGGTTTTCCCATATTAGTCGTCTGAAAATTGAAATATCAATGGGCCAATCCGCCACCCCCGAGAGCTAAATTTCTAGGGAAAGAGACAAAGCTCTATTTAGGTAATTCCCAACTTCACAATTTTTGAAATACCTGAATTGTACCTAATCATCATTGCCGGTGGCAAAATATCAAGTTTGGCACAACCATTAGTCAGCGGCCATAGCCCAATAACAAGTTAGTACGAAAAGCCAAAAGTAAGCCAAGCTGTCGTTGAAAACGACAGATCCCTCAGATCCCATGAACAAGGAACCAAAACCCATCGAGGCAGAAGAATCCACCCCAACAGAATCAAACCAGCCCAAATACATAGTCGGTATCGGGGCTTCCGCAGGCGGCCTCGAGGCGCTCGTCCAACTTTTTTCTGCCACCCCTGCAAACACCGGCCTCGCCTTCGTCGTCGTGCAGCACCTTTCGCCAGACTTTAAGAGCGTGATGGACGAGCTGCTGGCTCGCCATACCGACATGCCCATCCATCTGGTGGAAGACCGAGTGGAGATCGAAGCGAATACCGTCTACCTAATCCCTCCGAAAAAGGAGATGGTCCTCCTGGACAATCGACTCCTGCTAACCGACAAGGACCCGACCAAATCACTCAGCCTCCCTATCGACGTCTTTTTCCGTACCCTCGCTCAAGACAAGGGGGAGAAA
This genomic interval from Pelagicoccus albus contains the following:
- a CDS encoding hybrid sensor histidine kinase/response regulator — encoded protein: MSTLLHPALPVPVSEVDIVKILLVEDNDADAEFVLTLLESSHRGKRYVCRRCMSLEEARSLSSETSFDLMLLDLGLPDSVGLETFAKIRSRARCPVIVLSGMSDETLALEAVQLGAQDYLMKDELGEFGLERAICYAIERHALLDALEDAKQKAESANKAKSEFIAVMSHEFRTPMNGIMGGLQLMELEDTSEKVQELGTMMRACADSQLALIDDILDMGKIEAGKLDLVKEVFCLRDLVKSVTTALAFKAKAKGLTLTTDIDPSLPRAIVSDSRRLRQILINLVGNSIKFTESGSVCTKISRYGESGFKIAVVDTGVGISKEDQRIVFDAFTQVDSSRRRRFYGSGLGLSISQRLVSMLGGELTVESVLGEGSEFSFVLPLGQTSNFSSVIGDSPNQQKSFAEKCPASILVVESDSRIRSQIGDNLNRMGFRDAVLVPSGSLAVELAKERLFDIVLIDMQIREPEGVEAARLISAVKVSGSSGPYIIVFGCEAISLNDAVYRSAGIREIVTKPLELNLLKGLIGTAHAFQHTNQ